AAACACACACGTAAGCGTATTTCACGCACAAAGTACATATCACTCCACTATGGAGTAATATCAAGAACTGGTACATTTAATAATCGAGTAGGAGGCTAATCATTAGTTGATTAGCCGACCTCTCACACCACCGGACGTACGGATCCGTATCACGGCGGTTCAATAACCAAGCCTACTAATGTAGTAAGAATGCAGTGATAAGAGACCAGCTTTTGCTAGTCTCTTATTTGTTATCGTTTTATGGAGTATGGGACTTTTAGCTGTCCGCCATGCTCCCTTTCTAGTATTTCCATACTCGTATGCTTTCTGAGGAGGACACCCTAGTTTTGTTAAGTTCCGAATTTTAGTCCTTATCCTTTTCCATCTCCGCCAATATATCATTCTTATTCTTCGCCTTATCCATTGGTCTAGCTCCATTAAGAATTGCTTCATATTTGCAAGTATGAAATAATTAATCCAACCTTGGCACATTCTTTTCAGTCTGATATACAAAGTTTTGATGTTTTGTACTTTTCGACTTGTTAACAGTGCCTTGATTTTCTCTTTGAGTTTCTTCTTGCTTTTCTGGTGCACTCTAAATTGCACACCATTAGCAGATATGTAAAAGGAGTACCCTAGAAATTTGGTCTTTCAGGGTCGACTAATTTTGCTTTTATCTCGATTGACGACAAGCTTTAATTCCTTTTCAAGAAATTTGGTTACATTCGTTAAGGTACGCTCTGCTGCTTTTCTACTTTTTACATAGATTGAACAGTCATCAGCGTATCTAACGAACTTATGCCCTCTTCTCTCTAGTTCCTTATCTAACTTGTCAAGCATTATATTGCTAAGCAATGGCGATAATGGACCTCCTTGTGGAACCCCTTGTCGAGTCTTTTCATATTTACCATCTATTACAACTCCTGATAGAAGATATTTCCTGATGAGTCTTAAAACTCTGCTATCTTCTATCTCTAGGTACATTTGATGCATAAGTTTGTTATGGTTGACTGTGTCAAAGTATGATGCTAAGTCTATATCTACTATCCACGTGTAACCTGCTTCTATATACCGTTTGCATTGTTGAAGTGCATCATGGGCACTACGCTCTGGTCTAAATCCATAGCTGTATTCTGAAAATTTCTCCTCAAATATTGGCGATAGCACTTGATTAATGGCTTGTTGAATTACTCGGTCTATGACCGTTGGTATTCCTAGTTTTCTAGTCTTACCATTGTCTTTTGGTATTTCCACTCTTCTTACTGGACTAGGCTTGTACGTCACTTCTAGCAGCTCTTGGGTGAGGTTTTCTAAGTACCTGAGATACCATTCTGAGAACTCAGAAACTTTCATACCGTCTACCCCATGGCTTCCATTATTACTTTTAACATGACCATAAGCTTTCATCATATTCGGATACGATACCACTTCTTCCATCAGTTGATTTGTGTTTTGCTTTTGCTCTTGTTGAATCCCTTGAGCACTAACTGCTCTCTCATTACTTTTAAGTTCCACTTTATCCTCCTGAGATAAGCCCTCTTTCGAGGTTGTCTAGTTTTTTTTTCGTACTCTTAGGTCTCATAGTTTACAAAACTGTTATTGTTCAGCCCTTCCTGAAAAAAAAATAATTTCAGTACTATGACTTCTGCTGACTTCTCTCATCCCCTCTGCTCATCACTGAGTAGCGTTTGGTTTAGGATGCGAGACCTCCCTGGGTAAGTCCACACTCTTTCTTTCCATATATCTGCCACATTTACTAACACACCCTTCGGTTAGTACGGATTTTGTTTTGATTAGCAAACTCATCCAGTTTGCATTAGCCTCATGTGATTCGTGTTCCTCAGACCAGAAATTTGCCTCCAACTTCCTTCAGATTCCTCCTCGCGAAGGACACCCTTGTTTTCAGCTAACGGCTATACTAACTTCACCGCTCGGGACTTTCACCCTATAGATTGTGAATATGCCAGGCGCACTAACTAAAAACCTCAACGTCTCTGTTGAGGTTTTTTATGGTTATAAATTCTTTATCTGATATTGTTTTGGCGTAATATGGTAGATTTTTTTGAACTGGCTTATAAACGACGAGACATTTTCAAATCCCAGTTCATAAGCCACCTCTGTTACCGAATTCTCTTTTAGCAACTGTTCAGCTAATTTCATTTTCACTTCATGAATATAGTTCATAGGTGTCATTTTAAAGTTGCGTTTAAACGTGTTGGTAAAATTTGAGCTGTGCATGCCTACCAAATCGGCTAAATCACTGATTTTGATATTACGATTTACATTCCTAGCTATATACTGCTTTACCTGCTCCATTGGATGTTTGGCTTTAATAGAAAATAAATAGCTTGAATACTCGGTTTTCAGCAGATTGTAAATCAGCCTACGTATGTTAAGCTCCACTAAATACGGATTCTCAGAATTCTCGACATATTCACTGTGGATACTTTGCACGCTCTTGTAGAGTATGCTGTCATACTTAATGGGAACATATGGCCTAGGATCGTATATGGCATTATTAAACGGCTGCTTATTCTCAATATTGCTGAAAACCGACTTAGTCAATTCATCGCATACTTCAATAACCATCATTTTGGTGGGCTTCTGCGCACGCACTGTTAAATCAGAATAGAAAGGCAGCAACATCATCTCCGTATTCTTCTGGCATATGCTTTCACTGCCAAACAAATATTCAATCTTCCCCCACAGAACAGCAATCAGTTGTATTCGATCTTTGGTTTTGTAGCCGCATCTGTAATTCTGCATCAACTCGTAATATGTTATTGAGGAATTGCCCATCTTGTAAGAGTGCCTATTCTTAAGACTGTCATGAACAATATTAGTCATAATATTCCACCACCTTTCTGTATAAAAAACAAAGCATTATGTAAAATTCTGAGTAGATTAAGTATTTTTTTATCGATATAATTTTACCTATTACATGTGGATTATATGTCACAATTATCAATCAGTCAACCATTGGGCCAAAGGCCTTAAAAAGGAGTGTTTGAAATGACTATCGAGATTTGTATCGGGAGCTCATGTCATATTAAAGGAGCCTACGATGTTGTGGAAACCCTAAAGCGATTAATAAAAGAACACAGCCTTGAATCTAAGATTGAATTAAAGGCTTGTTTCTGCATGGGTCACTGTGGCGACGGAGTCAGTTTGCGAATTGACAATAAAGATTTAGTATGGATTAAACCCGATAACTGCGAACAGTTTTTCCAATCTCTCTTGGAAAAATTAAGCTA
This Clostridium sp. 'deep sea' DNA region includes the following protein-coding sequences:
- the ltrA gene encoding group II intron reverse transcriptase/maturase, which produces MELKSNERAVSAQGIQQEQKQNTNQLMEEVVSYPNMMKAYGHVKSNNGSHGVDGMKVSEFSEWYLRYLENLTQELLEVTYKPSPVRRVEIPKDNGKTRKLGIPTVIDRVIQQAINQVLSPIFEEKFSEYSYGFRPERSAHDALQQCKRYIEAGYTWIVDIDLASYFDTVNHNKLMHQMYLEIEDSRVLRLIRKYLLSGVVIDGKYEKTRQGVPQGGPLSPLLSNIMLDKLDKELERRGHKFVRYADDCSIYVKSRKAAERTLTNVTKFLEKELKLVVNRDKSKISRP
- a CDS encoding (2Fe-2S) ferredoxin domain-containing protein, which produces MTIEICIGSSCHIKGAYDVVETLKRLIKEHSLESKIELKACFCMGHCGDGVSLRIDNKDLVWIKPDNCEQFFQSLLEKLS
- a CDS encoding AraC family transcriptional regulator — its product is MTNIVHDSLKNRHSYKMGNSSITYYELMQNYRCGYKTKDRIQLIAVLWGKIEYLFGSESICQKNTEMMLLPFYSDLTVRAQKPTKMMVIEVCDELTKSVFSNIENKQPFNNAIYDPRPYVPIKYDSILYKSVQSIHSEYVENSENPYLVELNIRRLIYNLLKTEYSSYLFSIKAKHPMEQVKQYIARNVNRNIKISDLADLVGMHSSNFTNTFKRNFKMTPMNYIHEVKMKLAEQLLKENSVTEVAYELGFENVSSFISQFKKIYHITPKQYQIKNL
- a CDS encoding group II intron maturase-specific domain-containing protein, with product MQFRVHQKSKKKLKEKIKALLTSRKVQNIKTLYIRLKRMCQGWINYFILANMKQFLMELDQWIRRRIRMIYWRRWKRIRTKIRNLTKLGCPPQKAYEYGNTRKGAWRTAKSPILHKTITNKRLAKAGLLSLHSYYISRLGY